The genome window CTTCGCTGGACGGGCAGGAAGTAGATTTTTCGAAGTATAAAGGCAAAAAAGTATTGCTGGTAAATACAGCCTCGGAATGTGGGTACACACCACAGTACGCAGACCTGGAGCAACTGCACGATACATATGGCGAAAAAGTAGTTATACTTGGTTTTCCTGCAAACAACTTCGGTGGTCAGGAGCCAGGTTCTAACGAAGAAATTGCTGCTTTCTGCCAGAAAAATTATGGTGTAAGTTTCCAGATGTTTGAGAAGATCTCTGTAAAAGGAGAAGACCAGCATCCACTTTATACCTGGTTATCGCAGAATGCACCAAATCAGGAAGAACCTAACTGGAACTTCTGCAAATACCTGGTAAACGAACAGGGCGAAGTTGTTGCTTTCTTCCCGTCTAAAGTGAAGCCGATGAGCGAGGAAATCGTGATGGCTATTCAACAATAAAATTTATACTTATTCACCGGAGTTTATACTTTGGATCATACAACACAACAAACATCACCAAATCCAGGTCTGGTAAAGGCCTGGATTTCGGCTTTTAGACCACGCACTTTGCCTTTAGCGCTCTCGTGTATAGGTATGGGTGGTTTTATGGCGGCTGCCAACGGCGTTTTTAACGGAACTATAGTTGCGCTTTGCGTGCTTACCACGCTCTTTCTGCAGATACTCTCGAACCTGGCCAACGACTACGGCGACTCCAAACACGGAGCAGACAGCGTGCACCGCGAAGGACCAATGCGTGCCGTGCAGGCAGGTCACATTAAAGCCGAGCACATGAAAAAGGGGATGATCGTGTTTAGCTTATTGTCGCTGGTATCG of Pontibacter deserti contains these proteins:
- a CDS encoding glutathione peroxidase; the encoded protein is MKKLVKLLALVPVLSMMVACSGNNNGNTASTDTTTSDKTMATETQTKQDFYNFKLTSLDGQEVDFSKYKGKKVLLVNTASECGYTPQYADLEQLHDTYGEKVVILGFPANNFGGQEPGSNEEIAAFCQKNYGVSFQMFEKISVKGEDQHPLYTWLSQNAPNQEEPNWNFCKYLVNEQGEVVAFFPSKVKPMSEEIVMAIQQ